A genomic segment from Actinomyces lilanjuaniae encodes:
- the treZ gene encoding malto-oligosyltrehalose trehalohydrolase codes for MRRMSGHQYPTTPDSTPEEALRPGSGTLPAETSPEGSWPSPWYSPAPPPGPRVPVWAPSASAVELHLPASDRLIGMERAHDGWWLSPVDLEEGTDYAFRVDGSPDRPDPRSAFQPKGVHGPSRLVLPGTWGQEVWTDTSWQGRDVLGSVIYELHVGTFTPGGTLDCAAERLSDLAALGVDVVELMPLAPFPGQAGWGYDGVSLWAVHEAYGGPYALARFVDAAHAVGIGVCLDVVYNHLGPSGNYLSVFGPYFTQAHHTPWGEAVNFDQDGCEQVRAYVIDAALRWLRDFHVDALRLDAIHEIKDTSSHGGGPGPHVLAQMSQAVQALSARLGRPLSLVAESDLNDVGVITPTLQNPPAQHPSLGMTAQWADDVHHALHARLTGESQGYYADFAEPGAWVKAYQGAFLHDGTWSSFRGRTWGAPVPEGTDPRRFVVFTSNHDQVGNRALGDRPSQSLPDEVLAAQAALLLLSPYTPMLFMGEEWGTRTPFRFFTDHDDPQLASSVSQGRIEEFTGFGWDAQDVPDPQDPATFLASRLDWTQRNHPEHARMLRWYQDLIALRRRLEWSSRRSWPQVHDKQGVITVAYKDVVVAANLSDRDQHVPAGRVLLSWQPPGTDSRPQVQQQDAWQHHGQPRVLVPGQTVVARR; via the coding sequence ATGAGACGTATGAGCGGCCACCAGTACCCCACAACCCCTGACAGCACCCCTGAGGAGGCCCTCCGTCCCGGCTCCGGGACCCTGCCCGCAGAAACCTCGCCCGAGGGCTCCTGGCCTTCGCCCTGGTACTCACCCGCTCCTCCTCCGGGTCCCCGCGTCCCGGTGTGGGCGCCGTCCGCCAGTGCGGTCGAGCTGCACCTGCCCGCCAGCGACAGGCTCATCGGGATGGAGCGCGCCCACGACGGCTGGTGGCTGTCCCCGGTGGACCTGGAGGAGGGGACCGACTACGCCTTCCGGGTAGACGGCTCACCGGACCGGCCCGACCCCCGCAGCGCATTCCAGCCGAAGGGCGTGCACGGCCCCTCCCGGCTCGTGCTGCCCGGAACCTGGGGGCAGGAGGTGTGGACAGACACCAGCTGGCAGGGGCGAGACGTCCTGGGCTCGGTGATCTACGAGCTGCACGTGGGCACCTTCACCCCCGGCGGCACCCTGGACTGCGCGGCCGAGCGCCTGAGCGACCTGGCTGCCCTGGGCGTGGACGTGGTCGAGCTGATGCCGCTGGCTCCCTTCCCGGGCCAGGCGGGGTGGGGCTACGACGGGGTCTCCTTGTGGGCGGTCCACGAGGCCTACGGCGGCCCCTACGCCCTGGCACGGTTCGTCGACGCTGCACACGCCGTCGGCATCGGCGTGTGCCTGGACGTGGTCTACAACCACCTGGGCCCCAGCGGGAACTACCTCAGCGTCTTCGGCCCCTACTTCACCCAGGCCCACCACACGCCCTGGGGGGAGGCGGTCAACTTCGACCAGGACGGCTGCGAGCAGGTCCGCGCCTACGTCATCGACGCAGCCCTGCGTTGGCTGCGCGACTTCCACGTCGACGCCCTGCGGCTGGACGCGATCCACGAGATCAAGGACACCTCCTCCCACGGCGGCGGTCCCGGGCCGCACGTCCTGGCCCAGATGTCGCAGGCCGTCCAGGCCCTGAGTGCCCGGCTAGGGCGGCCCCTGAGCCTGGTCGCAGAGTCCGACCTCAACGACGTCGGTGTCATCACCCCGACCTTGCAGAACCCTCCCGCCCAGCATCCCAGCCTGGGGATGACCGCCCAGTGGGCTGACGACGTCCACCACGCGCTGCACGCTCGCCTGACCGGGGAGTCACAGGGGTACTACGCCGACTTCGCTGAGCCCGGGGCCTGGGTCAAGGCCTACCAGGGCGCCTTCCTCCACGACGGGACCTGGTCCTCCTTCCGGGGTCGGACCTGGGGCGCGCCCGTACCTGAGGGGACCGATCCGAGGCGTTTCGTGGTCTTCACCTCCAACCACGACCAGGTCGGCAACCGCGCCCTGGGAGACCGCCCCTCCCAGTCGCTTCCCGACGAGGTGCTGGCGGCACAGGCGGCGCTGCTGCTCCTCAGCCCCTACACGCCGATGCTGTTCATGGGAGAAGAGTGGGGGACCCGCACGCCCTTCCGCTTCTTCACTGACCACGACGACCCACAGCTGGCCAGCAGCGTCTCACAGGGGCGGATCGAGGAGTTCACTGGGTTCGGATGGGACGCCCAGGACGTTCCTGACCCCCAGGACCCGGCCACCTTCCTGGCCTCACGGCTGGACTGGACGCAGCGCAACCATCCGGAACACGCCCGGATGCTGCGCTGGTACCAGGACCTCATCGCGCTGCGCCGCAGGCTAGAGTGGTCCTCCCGCCGGTCCTGGCCCCAGGTCCACGACAAGCAGGGGGTCATCACGGTGGCCTACAAGGACGTCGTGGTGGCGGCCAACCTGTCCGACCGGGACCAGCACGTACCCGCGGGCAGAGTGCTGCTGAGCTGGCAGCCACCCGGCACCGACTCACGCCCACAGGTGCAGCAGCAAGATGCCTGGCAGCACCACGGCCAACCTCGTGTCCTGGTACCCGGGCAGACCGTGGTAGCCCGGCGCTGA